CAGATGCGGCGCGCTTGATCAGCCCTGCTGGGCGCCCGACGGGCGCCGTTCACGTAACCGTGGCTCAGTGGTCGCACGCCCATGCCGCGTGCTTCGTCGCGGCCTCCGACTTGGTGCGCAGGGCACGCACCGCGGCGGCCGGGTCGTCGGCCCCGTACACGGCGGAACCGGCCACGAAGACATCGGCGCCCGCCTCCGCGCAGCGCTCGATCGTCGCGTCCGAGACCCCGCCGTCGACCTGGAGCCACAGTTCCAGGCCGTGCTTGCCGATCAGTTCACGGGTGCGGCGGATCTTCGGCAGCATGATGTCGAGGAACGCCTGCCCGCCGAAGCCGGGCTCGACCGTCATGATCAGCAGCATGTCGAGCTCGGGCAGCAGATCCTCGTACGGCTCGATGGGCGTCGCCGGCTTCAGCGCCATCGACGCGCGCGCGCCCTTGGCCCGGATCTCCCGGGCCAGCCGTACCGGCGCGGCGGCCGCCTCGACGTGGAAGGTGACCGAGGAAGCACCCGCCTCGACGTACTGAGGGGCCCACCGATCGGGGGCCTCGATCATCAGATGGCAGTCCAGCGGGATGTCCGTCGCACGGGCCAGCGACTCCACGATCGGCACACCGAGCGTGAGGTTCGGGACGAAATGGTTGTCCATGACGTCGACATGGAGCCAGTCGGCCCCTTCGACCGCCCGCGCCTCGTCGGCGAGACGGGCGAAGTCGGCGGACAGGATGCTGGGGTTGATCTGCACGGCCATGCCCCAAGCGTATGCGCTGCGCCGCGCTCGGGGGGCCGGGGGTTGAGAAGCGCGGGAAGGGCACTGCGGCCGGCCGACGGCCTCAGCCGGTCCGCCGGACGATCGCCAGATACATGGCGTCCGTCCCGTGCAGATGCGGCCACAGCTGTACGTCGGGTCCGTCGCCGAGTCCCGGCACGTCCGGCAGCAGCGGCCGGGCGTCGACCAGTTCCGCGGCCGGGAACTGTTTGAGCACGTCGGCGACCACGGCCCGGGTCTCCGCGAGGTGCGGCGAGCACGTGGCGTACCCGACGACTCCGCCGACCCGCACGGACTCCAGGGCGCTGCGCAGCAGCCCGCGCTGGAGCGGGGCGAACCCGTCGAGGTCGTCCGGGCGGCGCCGCCAGCGGGCCTCGGGCCGCCGGCGCAGCGCGCCGAGCCCGGTGCAGGGCACGTCCATCAGCACGCGGTCGAACGCACCGGGGCGCCACGGCGGCCGGGTCCCGTCGGCGGCGATGACCTGGTACGGCCCGGGGTTGCCGTGCAGCGCCTTCGCCACCAGCCCCGCCCGGTGCGGCTGCTTCTCCGAGGCGAGCAGCAGGGCTCCCCGCTCGGCGGCGAGCGCGGCGAGCAGCGCCGCCTTGCCGCCCGGCCCGGCACACCCGTCCAGCCACTTCTCGTCGGGCCCCTCGAGCGGCGCGTTCGCGAGGGCCAGCGCGACCAGCTGACTGCCCTCGTCCTGCACGCCGGCCCGGCCCTCCCGCACGGCCTCGACGGCCCCGGGCTCCCCGCCCTCGGTGAGCCGCACCGCGTACGGCGACCAGCGACCCGGCACGGCGGCGTCCTCACGCAGCAGTTCCTCGGTCGTGGCCCGGCCCGGCCGCGCGACCAGTGTCACCTCCGGCCGCTCGTTGTCGGCCGCCAGCAGCTGCTCGATGCCGGCCCGGCCGCCGCCGAGCGAGTCCCACAGCGCGGAGACGACCCAGCGCGGGTGCGAGTGCACGACGGCGAGATGGTCCTCGGGGTCCTCGTCGTAGGGCGGCGCGACCCGCTCCAGCCACCCGTCGAGATCGTGCTGGGCGACCTTGCGCAGGACGGCGTTCACGAACTTGGCGCGCCCGTCGCCGAGCACGACCCGGGCCAGCTCCACGGTGGCGGACACGGCGGCGTGCGAGGGGATCCGCGTCCCGAGCAACTGGTGCGCACCGAGGCTGAGCACGTCCAGGACCGGCGGATCGACCTCCCGCAGCGGACGGTCCACGCACTCCGCGATCACGGCGTCGTACGTCCCCTGGCGCCGCAGCGTCCCGTACACCAGCTCGGTCGCCAGCGCCGCGTCCCGCCCGTCGAAGTCCTCGCGCTCCCGTGCCTTGCGCAGCAGCGGCGGCAGCACCAGGTTGGCGTACGCGTCCCTCTCGTCGACGGCCCGCAGCGCCTCGAAGGCGAGGATGCGGACGGGATCCTTCTTGGGCCGCCGATAGGGCTTGCCGGGTTTGCGGGGCCGACGGGAGGTGTCGCTCACGTAAAGGTGCTCCGGGTTTCTGTATACGGTGTGCGGCCCAGCGTACGTCGATCGGCCGCCGGCGGGGGATCAGCCCCCGAGCGTCTCACCGTCCGCGATCCGCACTCCGCGCGCCCAGTCCGCCGCCCGCATCGGCTTCTTGCCCTGGCCCTGCACCCACAGCAGCTCGACGGCGTGCGAGCCGGTCCCGACGTACACGTTGTTCTTCCCGGCGGACAGCCGCCCCGGGGCGAGATCCGTGCGGTCGGGCACGAGCGCGACCTGCACGAGCTTGAGCCGCTCGCCACGGAAGGCGGTCCAGGCGCCGGGCGCCGGGGTGCAGCCGCGCACCACCCGGTCGACGCGCAGGGCGGGGGTCGCCCAGTCGACCCGGGCGTCCTCGACGGTGATCTTCGGCGCGAGGGTCACGCCGTCGGCGGGCTGCGGGACGGCCTTCACGGTGCCGTCGGCGATGCCGTCCATGGTCGCGGCGAGCAGCCCGGCGCCGGCGAAGGCGAGCCGGGTCAGCAGGTCCCCGCTGGTGTCGGTGGGGCGAATGGTCTCGGTCACGGTGCCGTAGACCGGCCCCGAGTCGAGCCCCTCCTCGATGAGGAACGTCGAGGCGCCCGTGATCTCGTCGCCCGCCATGAGGGCGTGCTGCACGGGCGCGGCGCCGCGCCAGGCGGGCAGCAGCGAGAAGTGCAGGTTGACCCAGCCGTGGGTGGGGATGTCGAGGGCGACACGGGGCAGCAGCGCGCCGTAGGCGACGACGGGGCAGCAGTCGGGGCCGATCTCCCGCAGCCGCTCCAGGAACTCCGGCTCCCGGGGCCTGACGGGCTTCAGCACCTCGATGCCGGCCTCCTCGGCCCGCTCCGCCACCGGAGAGGCGACCAGCCTGCGACCCCGCCCGGCCGGCGCGTCGGGGCGCGTGACGACGGCGACCACCTCGTGCCGCCCGGAGTCGAGCAGGGCGTCCAGAGCGGGAACAGCGACCTCGGGGGTACCGGCGAAGACGAGCTTCATGTGCGGACACGGGCCTCTCGGCTGGGGGTGGTCGGGGGCAACGCACAAGTCTAGGAGCCCTCGACGACGCCGACGACGAGCAACCCCCCGCCGCGGAGGTCAACCTCGCACCCGACTCTCACCCGGCGGGGACCGAGTGACGCCGGGGCGGGAGTGCAAGGGAGAGCACCTGAGCCCACCACAGAGCACCGGACGCCTGCGACAGAGCACCGCAGAGCACCGCAGAGCAGAGCAGGGCACCGGAGGAACACCCCGCCGCGCACCGCGGCCGGGGACGGCGCGCGCATATGCTCCCGCGCCCCCACACCGTGACCACGGGAGGGCAGACGCGTTGGTCAAGAAAGAGTTGACCAACGGGCCGCCCAGCGGCCCGATCCTTTCTCCTCAACGCCGGTTCGAGAGGCTTGTTCATGGCCGACCACGCAACCCACGACGCCCAGGCACGGGCCAGCCTGCACTTGCTGGTGCGGGACATCGAGCGGGTCCGCCGGCAGGTGGACGCACTGCGCACGCTCACCGCCCAGTTGGGCAACGTCTACCGCCCGCGCCGCTCCGGCCCCTCCACGGGCTTCGTCGTCTACGGACGCGCCCCCGCCCCGACGGTCCGCCTCGCCCAGGAACTGCGGGACAGTGTCGAGACCCTGGTCACGGCAGCGGTGGACTTCGACCGTTCACTCGGTTTCTCGTGGGACGCGGTGGGCTCCGCCCTCGGGGTCACCAAGCAGGCGGTGCACCGCCGTTACGGCTCCCGCCGGGCCACCGCCCAGGCGGCCGCCGAGGCCGAGCGGAGCACGGAGCCGTCGGGAACCCGCGCGGTGAACGTCGGCTCCGGCATCACCACGGTGCCGACGGTCCCGGCGGCCCGCTCCATGCCGACCCAGCCCACGGCGGGCAGCCCGTCGCTGCGCGACGAGGTCAGGCCCACCGCCTTCCCCGGCCCCCGCAACGGCTGACCCCCATCCCGGCTGCCAGACCCGCCCTCCCGGCGTGACCGGGAGGGCAGCCGTGCGGCTCGAGAAACCGCCCCCAGCCGGACGGGCCCGCTCAGCCGATGTCGGGCGGATCGATCCGCACCCACACCGCCGCCCCGGTCCCCCGTGCCATCCGCGCCGCCTGAGCGGCCTTCAGGGCGGCCGCCAGCGCGGCTCCCCGCCCCGGTGGCACCCGGATC
This region of Streptomyces chromofuscus genomic DNA includes:
- the rpe gene encoding ribulose-phosphate 3-epimerase yields the protein MAVQINPSILSADFARLADEARAVEGADWLHVDVMDNHFVPNLTLGVPIVESLARATDIPLDCHLMIEAPDRWAPQYVEAGASSVTFHVEAAAAPVRLAREIRAKGARASMALKPATPIEPYEDLLPELDMLLIMTVEPGFGGQAFLDIMLPKIRRTRELIGKHGLELWLQVDGGVSDATIERCAEAGADVFVAGSAVYGADDPAAAVRALRTKSEAATKHAAWACDH
- a CDS encoding RsmB/NOP family class I SAM-dependent RNA methyltransferase, with protein sequence MSDTSRRPRKPGKPYRRPKKDPVRILAFEALRAVDERDAYANLVLPPLLRKAREREDFDGRDAALATELVYGTLRRQGTYDAVIAECVDRPLREVDPPVLDVLSLGAHQLLGTRIPSHAAVSATVELARVVLGDGRAKFVNAVLRKVAQHDLDGWLERVAPPYDEDPEDHLAVVHSHPRWVVSALWDSLGGGRAGIEQLLAADNERPEVTLVARPGRATTEELLREDAAVPGRWSPYAVRLTEGGEPGAVEAVREGRAGVQDEGSQLVALALANAPLEGPDEKWLDGCAGPGGKAALLAALAAERGALLLASEKQPHRAGLVAKALHGNPGPYQVIAADGTRPPWRPGAFDRVLMDVPCTGLGALRRRPEARWRRRPDDLDGFAPLQRGLLRSALESVRVGGVVGYATCSPHLAETRAVVADVLKQFPAAELVDARPLLPDVPGLGDGPDVQLWPHLHGTDAMYLAIVRRTG
- the fmt gene encoding methionyl-tRNA formyltransferase, translating into MKLVFAGTPEVAVPALDALLDSGRHEVVAVVTRPDAPAGRGRRLVASPVAERAEEAGIEVLKPVRPREPEFLERLREIGPDCCPVVAYGALLPRVALDIPTHGWVNLHFSLLPAWRGAAPVQHALMAGDEITGASTFLIEEGLDSGPVYGTVTETIRPTDTSGDLLTRLAFAGAGLLAATMDGIADGTVKAVPQPADGVTLAPKITVEDARVDWATPALRVDRVVRGCTPAPGAWTAFRGERLKLVQVALVPDRTDLAPGRLSAGKNNVYVGTGSHAVELLWVQGQGKKPMRAADWARGVRIADGETLGG